The window TTATGTATGCAAAGTGGCAATTTATGTAAATACATGATAGTAAtgtaatcacatttaaaaaattattcacaacATTTTTCTAGCAAAGGTGAAACAATGGAAAACATTAAATTAATTTCTTCAAAGTTATTTTTGTGAATTTAACTTTTCACTTTTCCTTCATATGACAAAATCAGTTGTAACTAGCAGCTAGATATTCATacattatcattttttctttttagtaccTGACATAAATAATGATGGTTTAAATAACTTCTGTAAAGTTAagtattaactatttttatttaattctcaaagcCCAAGTCACACACAAGACACTGAGGATCAAACATAGTCAGTGGCAGCCAGTAGGTACACAAAGGCCACTTCTTGACATATGACTTCAAGAATGAGCAGTAGATTGAAAAGTCCTACAATCAAAGTCATCTATTTGCTGTGATTTTGTAGTGCTTGTCTTGCATACATTTCATGTATCTTCCATGAGCTCAATGGCAATGCTTCTGTGATATCCAAGAAAACAAGAGTAATTAAGTTCTAAAGTGTAAGATTTTGTCAAATACAGTTGAGCTTTGGAGGACACAAATCATTGTAAAACTTCGTATCTTTCCACCTCTCACACCAACAATCATATTTCCCCCTTTTGGGGGCAATATCATCCTGTTTGAGAATGCATGATCTAGTGCATGCAGAATAAGGCATGAAGATTGTTTTGTATATCATCCGCAATAAGAAGCCTTTGGAGCATTCTAAGCAGGAGGGTGGCATAAtctggtttacatttttaaaagatagtttggGCTATTATATGGAGAGTTGAAGGGCAGGTGAGAAGATTTTAGTTTCCAACAGTGAAATTTATCGAACTTAAGGccttatcttctttttaaaatcctttagtTACTGAGACAGCACCCCTCTCCTTCCATGTTGCCAAAGCATCAGGTTATGTGCTTACTACTGTTGTTTGCAGTTCTCTCTTAATTGTTGGTCCCTGTGGACTTCCCTCACACTATTTAAAGCTCAGCTATACATTTAAAAGGAGGTCTGtcatattttattcaacattttaaagtttAGTGATTTTTAGTGAAAGAGTTTTCATATGCCCACTGTTTAGTGTCTTTTAAACTAGTGGTTTTACTTAGCCACTCCTGTGGTCAATCGGTGGTATAGTTTACTTCCTTCAAGACAGAGGCAAGAAGATTTTAGGGGAGTCAGTGGAATCATGCTCTCACTTTGTGGGGCCCCTATTACTTACTTAAACAAGCGAGCTTAGCAGCTCATAGTTTATCTCAGATGCCtccaaaattgatttttaaaaggacattaaAGCCACACTGAAAATATCTAACCTCTAACTACAATACATTGCAAATTATTCTCAGGTATATTGTACAACATattaactgcataaaattaaaaaattccattttgtTTCTATGAAGTACTATGTATAGCATTTGCCAAATAGCACCCTAATTCCCCTGGCTGCATATCTCTCAAAGACTTTCCTAATTGGTGAGTGTGAGAGGAGTTGGACATGTGAAAAACCGTTTGATTTATCTCTTGGGTCTATTTCTTTTGGACAGAATAGGCACTCTAATTCATTCTCAAACACAGGATAAGCTTTGTGGCCGTACCAGAGATGTCCATAGTTATCCAGTTGTGCTTGTGTTTGGGTGAAATATTAGGAAGTCCTTGAAGCCCCCTATCTAACCATGTCCTCCAGTTCAGCTTTTATTAAATACAAAGAGGATATTTTGACTTCCAATTGTGTCATTATGGTGCTGTTCTCTCAAATGGTTACAAACTTGCAAAGAGTAAAGAAGATTTTTCATTCTTAGTCCTCTGAACCATTAACTGTAACATAACTGTAAAGTTATCTTGAGATGTGGTACAATTTCAAtctgaaagagaaagcaaaaatgttACAGATATGCTTGAACCAATCATTacttaccaaaaataaatataggaaaTGAGTTATTAGGATATGTACTGTAATCtctgagaggaaagaaaaaacttttgaatTCTACAGTGTCAACTTCCATCTATGTCCAGTAGTGACCTAAGGAAAAGAATTGGAGGGTTCCGACCATATCTCTTTAACTGTGATGAGTGCACATACCAAGGCTGATTAATTGTGTGAGTGTGATCCCATCACTGATCATTAATATGAAACTCTCTTACATTTTAACTCATGTATCCTCAGGACCAATAATATCACATGGGCTTGGGGAACGGGAAATGGGACGTGATATACGTAATGAATTTTGAACAAACCTACTGAAGTATAAACATCTGTCCTTTATCCAAACAGAATACAGGTTTAAGCCCTGTCTGAATATTAAGAACTTTTGAACAGCCGTACATTAAATTTTTCACTAACGGTTTTAAATCAGTGACAAACTCACTTTGGGGTACCTGTTGGCCCATTGCCAAAATAACATATCAGTGATTTCTGATATAATGGCTATGAGAGTTATCCAGAGCGGAGAGGCTGATAACAACCATTCATCAGTGAATTTCTGGGTCAGTTTCTCATTTTCTAGAGATCACTTCATTAGTATTCTATACCCAATCTAGGCACTGAGTGTAGAGCCCAAATCTGTCATCTATGGTTTTCACTGGGAATTGTTTTCTCTTAAGAAGTCTTCAAAAGAAGACCAGAAAACGTGGTATAGTCCTTGACACATATTTATCTTCCACTGCACAGCGTTATCAAATAGGAAAACATGCAGGGTGTACCTGAAAACAGCCAGATCCAACTAATTTTCACCACGTCTACTACCACCAGGATGGTGAAATCCACCATTATCTGTTACTTACATAATTGGAATAGCCTACTAATTATTCTCCCTTTATTCATCATATACGAATAAAAACTATTCTCCAGGTTGTCAGAGTGATCCTGTAAAACTAAGACAAACCTTGTCTCCCCTCCACTATTAATACATGGATGGCTTTCCATCACATACAGTGTAAAAGCCAAATTGCATTTTGAAACCTACAGGGCTATAAGCTGTCTGCCTCTCCCTCATCCCTGTTACCTCTCTGAAACCACCTTTTGCttttctctgccttgctcactcAGCTCCAGACATGATAACATCCTCCTTGCTCCTCAAACATGCCAGGCCTAAACCTGTCTTGGGGCCTCAGCACGTGCTGTCCCTCCATCTGGAATGCTCCTTCCCCAGACAGCTACAGGGTCAGTTCTCCCATTGCCTTCAGGGGAGATTCAAAAGCCAAGttctcagtgaggccttcccTGGACACCTTATCTATCTAGTTTCAGCCTCCCTCCTGAAATTTTCTATCCCAATTTCTTgctttatgtttttctatttaacACTAGACACTATGAAAACACATTataattgcttatttattttggttaCTGTCTGTCCCCCACACTAAAATGAAAGCTCCATGAGGATAAGaattttagtttgctttttttgttcATTATTACATCATCAGTATCTGTgtctagaagagtgcctggcagaGAGCCCACCTGAAGTAAGTATTTGTGGGGTAAAGATAAAACaagtaaattaaaaagcaaatgggATCAAAGCAAGTCAAAGGGGCAGTTTTTCCAGGGTTGTAGCCCCAGTTACAAGTGCAACACTTCCAGGGAACGACTGTGCGTTTTATTAGAGTGAAGCAGGCCAGCTGGGGGTGTGGCCAACTGGAGAGGGTATTCGGAGTCTAAACTGGACTGAGACCTACCTAAGGCCCAGCTGCATGTATCCTTTTTGGAATGAGGGCCCTAATCCTcacgttttttttgttgttgttgttgtcgttctGTTTCAATTTCAGGAGATGCCAGAGACATAAATTTTCATTGTGTGAAATCTATCAAATGTCTAAAGTacctaattaaaaatagaaaataatgaaaacacaaagatGAAACAAAACCTGGCAGCTGTCTGAGATTGGTCCCTGGGCAGCCAGCTGGTATTTGTTGGACTGAATTGTGTGATGTATACAAGAAAACTAATCCCTGCTATGGTGAAGTAGGCTTGCCTTGTGTAATTCTTGAGGCAGTCAGCCTCAGGTCATGTTGGGTGGAGAGAATAAACTCTATTTACCACCTTCTTCGGACTCCTGGCAGCTCCTTGCATCTCCCACTATGCATGGAGGTAGGGTAACCTGGGCACCAGGGCGTCACCAGCACTCTTTCTTGGGGTCAGAGGTATAATTTAGTGAAGGGTGAAGTTGCAGAAACTAGTGGGCGGGTTTTCAGATGGGCTATAGGAGAAAGACTGGGGAAAggcaaggaagggaggaagaaaaagacacagatcTATCTTTGCATCAGACACCATAGTTCTGAGGGACTTTTTGTGGGTTGCtgctccctctccccaccaaccTTGACCCTTTTTTGTGACATTATGCAGCTGAATGAGTTAGTTATACCAAGTCACAACTCCCAGCCCAACTGCCCCATGGCATCTCCCTCACCTGGAAACAAAGAGCTGACCAGAATTCCATCACAAGTCTCTGTGAGCTGGGGTAGATAAGACTGGTTAACAGGTGCCTGTGAGGGGTCTGCAGACACCAGCTTTGTGGGGAAGGTCTAACCAGAATCTGGCTTCTTGGGACAGCAGGTCTCTTTTAGTGGATCGTTGGTCGGAGCCACCTATGGTTTCAGGCAGCTGCTGAAAGAAGCATGGACAGGCAAGTACTCCCCATAACCTAGAGAGAAACACTAGGCTCAGTCCTCTGATGCCCCTTGTCTCTAGATAGAAAACAAACATTCCAGCAGAAGGAATAAGAGTGATAAGACTGCTGTAGCTGAGTTCAGTAAGATTTCATTTTTTCTGGATAAAGGACTTTCCAAATGCAGGATGGCACATCTCTTAAGTTCTGAGAGCCCCACTAACCCATACTCTACCAAGTTTGTTTATCTAGCACAGGACAAATGTGAGGAGGCAGCCCACAGCCCAGCACATGTGGGGCACCATGTTAGCGTGTTTAGGCTGAGCGTTGGGTTTCTGCTGGGCAGGTGTGTCATTAACTCCCTGAAACAGGAAAAGCCTTATGGGCATAAACTTGGCTCCTGATTAACTTGACTGAGTCATTCCTGTCAAAATGCTCTTCTAGGGAACCTCCAATGCATCCGGCATCTTTGACAGTTGCCACTTCCTTTGTGCATAGAGCCAGGAAGAGCAATGTGGACACTGCCAGAAGTCCAACATTTTCCTGGGACTTCTGATCTCTCATGGGCCCCATACCCCACAACTCTTTTCCTGTATTCTCACTCCCTCTGTCGGTCTTTCTTCTTTGAATTCCTCCTTCCTCAGTGGCCCTCTTCTATTCCTTCCAACACCCTAACCCACATAGCCTCTTCCTTTGTGTATCCTTTAGCCTCTCCCCAGATCCCTGTCAGGTTGATCCTTCTCCACCTTACTCTGGACCCTCTTCTAAGCTTCTTTGTGTTCCTCTCTACTCAGTTTATTCTATTTTCCTCTAAGCCCCAAGATCTCACTCTCCCTCTGTTAGTCTTCACTCCCTTCCCAGTTGGATGTTTCCTTCTCATAGGTCATCCCCTTCCCCAAGGAGCCCCTCCCTTTCTGGCCCTTTTCCACCTCTTCCTAAGCAgtcacctcctcctctctccccaagAGAGCCAATCTCTTGTTCCTTCCCCTGCCCACTCCAGACCAGACCAGCTAAATCCAATGCCATTTTTAAATGACTGGTTATGATTCTAGCTGAACTTTATTCACAACTGAAATTGACAGCTGTTCATTCCTTTCATGCCCCATCTACCAAACACACCCGAACTTTTCAACAAGACAAAGGGCTTACACACAGCATGTCATGTATACAcaaatttgtaatttttagaGCAAAACAACAGttaatgctggcaaagatgttgAGTTATCAGGGATCCCATAAGCTTTCAATACACTGAAAGGCAACATTTTTTGCATGTCTACAAATTATACATTTGTTTCCACACATGTGCCAAATTTTACCCTAACAATTAGGACTTTTTCACCAAATCATAGACATAGATATGGAAATCATCATCAAACTTGATGAAATACACAGAGGGTTTGGCTTCCACTTGGTGAATGACCATGCCGATCCTTTTGGAGCCATCTTCTTTGGTGTATTCCACATGCTTACCTATTAGGCCATCAACAACTCCTCCTGGCTCCCTCTCTGTTGGAGGAGACTCACTGGATTCTGGCATGATGCGGAGGTCACCTTCCTTATAATCATCTAGAAGCTGGTACATGTACAAGACAGGATCTTTCTCATAGGTAATATAAAACCAGGCTTTCATGATAGGTGCTTGAGCTAAGACCATCCCCCTCCATTCATCCTTAGAACCATGCTCTCCCTCAAACATGTGTTCCACTGCTTTGCCAATTATGGTATTTGCAAGGTTGGCATCACTAATGTGAGATGATGCCACCCTGTCAGAAAGAGTTTTAAGAGACAAAACCCTTTCATCTCTATGAAGTTCCAGTCCATAGACACAGTCAATTCCATCATATTTCACCAGATAAAGAGAGGGATTTATAGGCACCTGATCCAGAACAGTTCCTTTCCACTGGGTGATGGGCTcatctccttccttccatccatgaGAAATTCTGCAGCCCACGATGTTCCTGCGGGGCTGGGATGAAGGTCTGCCTCTCTGCTTCTTTTGGGagacttttttctttgtcatgtTTGCAGACCCAGTGGCCCGTCCTGCAGTTGCCCTGGTTTGTTACCCTTCGGCTTCCTGTGCGTTGGGGGTCTTCATGCCtgctgggggaggagagaggataGACAGACATATCCAGTGTGCCACAAGGCAAACTTTTCCGTATAGCCATGTCTGGATGTACTCTGCGCTAGTGCCTAAGTTTCCCCTAGGAGCCTGGAAGCAATGCTGGAAATCCTGGCTGCATGCCTGCAGTGCTCTGCCTCTTAAGTTCCTTTGGGCTGTGGGGAagggctggagtggtgcagtagAGCTGTCTGGGGTTAGGAACTCTGCAGAAGTGCCTGGGCCACCTCCTCCTAGCTCAGAGCCCACTGCCCTCCCGGAACCCCTTGCTGCCACTGGCGTCCACTCCCAATCCCCTTGCAAAGCGGCCTTGACCAGCCCCCACTACCCTCCTGCCCTGAGTGCCCCTGCTGCTGTCCATAACCCCCACTGCCTATCCTAACCACTTCCCTGGTACCTACCTCCCTTGCTTCCTGGCGATCACCTTCAAATCCTTGTCTGGCTCCTATTCCTACCCCCTTTCCCTGTTGTCCACCgcactgccccaccccaccctttcCTGGCGCCCACCTCTACCCCATGTCTCCTGCTGTATTCCTTCCCATCCCCCTCTCCATTCTGGCGCCCACTAATGGCCTTGCCCTGCCTGGCGTCCACCGCCGCGGATCACGGGCCTCACGTGCCCAAATTGGACACCTCGCTGCTGCCTCTGCTGTGAGCCTTTGGCGAAGGAGGGTCAACAGGTGACTGGCTGAGTGAGTGCTTGCAGGAGCGGGGAGGGTAGGATCCATAGATGAGGAGCGTGTGTAGGAGCGCGGTGAGAAAGGCAAAGAGCACTGCAGCGGTGTCCCCAGCGCTTCGCTCGCTGGCCGTCTACCTCCCTGCTGGTGGCGGCCGCCCCTCAGCCACGTTGGGCTGCCACCAGTCCCTGCTGCAGTGGCTGTAGTCTCTGCCCTTTTTCTGCACAAGACTACAGTGTTAGTTTCCTCTTAGTAGTGATGTCTTCCATTCTAAACACAGAGCAGGTCTGCCTTTCTTTTCCTGGGGCCCCTCCTGggctcctccttccctttccacaaTTCACAACAGTGGAACCTGTAGGtggccttttctctcttcctgtctctgctCACTGGATCCTTCAAGCTCTCTAGCCCCTCCCCTCAGCTCTCTTGCTCCATCTGTTTTCCATCTTTCAGACATTTCTCACATTCTTTGCAAACATACAAATTAACATAGAAATAccatgtgtatacatttatggagACATGAATCCTTTACGACCATATgcaaatgtgtatgtatgtgtatatatatatgtatatatgtatatgtatgtgtatatacgtacatatatgtatatatgtacatatatatatatctccaagcacatgcacatatataaaaCTATGAATTCTATGTACAGTTCCAGAAATTCCTATCCATAGATTCTTAATTCCAAATACACACCTCTATCCAATCACATAACTCACAGATATAATTCTCTGTATATGCATACACACTCGTGAATACATATATTAAGTGTTTCTCCAAAGCATTTTGTAGGCATATTTTAGATTTGGAGACCTTGCTTTGAAGAAGTATTGGCTTATTTTAAGCTTAGAGAGTTATTTTTGAATGTGATTACAATACTTAACAAACCTTATCTATTTTGCATACAGTgaagtcatttttaatttttgtgtgtttttttgtgtgtttttttgtgagTTACAGTTTTTCACAGTATCCTGTAATTCTGAAAATAATCAACAATATTAGATTGCTATATCAAGTAAGATGTTTTCAGTTACATGTTTTAGGACAACAAACCAAATGGGTgtacaataaaaacaatatattggCTAACATCTGAAAATTTAAATAGGTGTTAGGTTAATCTTAATCTATGGTggaataatgttttattatatatatatcacatttttaatccatttatttattgatggacagttaagttgattccatatcttgtctATTGTGATCAGTGCTGCAAATAAATATGTGAGTGCCGATAGCTCGTTGATacgctgatttcctttcttttggatatatacccaatagtgagattgctggatcttatggaatttgtagttttaggattttgaggaactaccacactgtttttcataatggctatgCTAATTTAtatccccaccagcaatgtacaaggatACCCCTTTCTTCACTTCCTTACcaacagtttttattttctgtctttttgataatagccattttaactggggtaagatgatatctcattgctaTTTTGATAAACAATTACCTGATGATTAGCGATTTAGAATactttttatatatctgttgtCCAATTGTACGTCTTagtttgagaaatgtctactcagctcttttgcccatttttaaatcagattatttgattttttactatTGGGTTGTTGgaatttcttacatatttttattattaatccCCTGTCAGTtgaatactttgcaaatattttctcttgttacctaggttgtctcttcattttatgattgtttcctttgctgtgcagaagctttttagccgATGTGATTTCACTTGCccatttttcctttggttgcctgtgctttgaagTCTTACTCAAGAAATCGTTGCTCAGACCAGTGTCCTGAAGCTTTTTCCCAAAGTTTTATTCTAGTAGCTTCacaatttcaggtcttagatttatgtctttaatccattttgatttgagtgttgtatatggtgagagatagatgtgtctagtttcattcttctgtgtatggatacccagttttcccaacaacatttgttacagagactgtcctttctatagtgtgtgttcttggctcctttgttgaaaataagttgACTATAAATGCATAGATTTATTTATGAGTTCTCTGTTTTGTGGTGTCTATTcatatgccagtaccatgctgttttggttaccataagttttttgtttttttttttttttttttttttgagacagagtcttgctcagctggagtgcagtggcacaatcttggctcactgaaagctcctcctcctgggttcacgccattctcctgcctcagcctcctgagtagctgggaccacaggtgcccactaccacgcccggctaattttttttgtatttttagtagagatagggtttcaccatgttagccaggatggtctcgatctcctgacctcgtgatccgcccgcctcggcctctcaaagtgctgagattacaggtgtgagccaccacgcccggccccataggtttatagtataatttgaagtcaggtaatttgATGCCCCAGCTTAGTTCTTTTtcttcaggattgctttggccattCTGATCCTTTTGtagctccatatgaattttaggactgtttattttctgtttccataaagaatgtctttggtattttgacagagattgtgtttatgtatatgtagATAACTtggagtagtatggacattttaacaatattaattagtCCAACTCATGAACatggatatttttctatttttgtgttgtctttattttttatcaatgttttataatttttattgaagacatctttcatttctttggtttagtttatttctaggtattttatattttgtagtcaTTGTAAAaaggattgctttcttgatttcttttttgcatATTTCACAGTTGGCATttgtgctactgatttttgtatgttgattttataaataaaatcagtttcTTAGTTCCGGTTCGTTTTTGGTGGGGTCTTTaggttttttctaaatataaaatcatattatctgcaaataaagataatttaacttcttccttcccaatttgggtgctgtttctttctcttacctaattgctcttgttagaatttccagtactatgttgaataaaagtggtgaaagctggctaacacagtgaaaccccatctctccgagaaaaaaaaaaaaaaaaaaaaaaaaaaaggaaaaattagccgggcaggcatggtggcaggtgcctgtagtcccagctacttgggaggctgaggcaggagaatggcgtgaacccgggaggcggagcttgcagtgagccgagttcgtgccactgcactgcatccagcctgggcgacagagcgagactccgtctcaaaaaaaaaaaaaaagtgatgaaagcaccatggaatactacacagccacaaaaaagaataaaatcgtGCCCTTTTCAGCATCATGGATGCTGCTGAAGGCTATTATCCTATGTGAATGAATGCAGAAACAGATAAtgaaatgctgcatgttctcacttataaatgggaggcAAAAAATGGGTGCATATGGGCATAAAGCTGTAAATAATAGATACTAGGATTTccaaaaagagggaggaagagaggaatgattgaaaaactacctatcgagTACTATGTTagctatttgggtgatgggttcagtAGAAGCCCAAACCCCAGCATTATGCAGTGTATTTATGTAAAAAGCCCACACATGTACCCCatgaaactaatttttttgtgtgtggtaaaaGCAGTCATTTTGTCTTGTTCCAGGTCATAGACAAAAGGCTTTCAGGTTTTTTCCCATTTAATGTGATGCTAGCtgtgtttgtcatatatgacctttattcttttgagatatgCTCCTTCTATATccattttgttgagagtttttttcaTGAAGCGATGTTAAATTTCATTGAATGTTTTTTTGGCATCTATTGAAATGCCCATATGGTTTTGGTACtttattctatttatgtgatatatcacatttattgatttgtgtatgttgaaccatcattGCATCCCTAAGATTAATCCTACTTGATCATGTGAATGATCTTTGAAAtttgctgttggattcagtttgctagtattttgttgaggatttttgcatgtatatttattggtaatattggcctataattttcttttttggggtgTCTTTGGTTATGGTATCTGAATAAGGCTGGCCTtccagaatgagtttggaagcattccctcctATTTGATTTTCTGGAATGGTTTGAGTAGGATTTGTATTAGTTCTTccttaaatttttggtagaattcagcagtgcaGCCACAAGATCATGGGCTTTTCATTGATGGGAGATATTTTATTACCATTGCTATCTCATTACCTATTATTGGTccgttcaggttttctatttctttatggttcaatcttggtaggttgtatgtgtctaggaatttacccatttcttctaggtttttaaatttattggcaCTGCTCATAATCATCTGTAacgattttttttattttctgtgttattacttgtaatgtctcatttttctttttctttttttttaatgttattttaagttccaggatacaactgcagaatgtgtaggtttgttacataggtatatgtgtg of the Pongo abelii isolate AG06213 chromosome X, NHGRI_mPonAbe1-v2.0_pri, whole genome shotgun sequence genome contains:
- the LOC100446323 gene encoding LOW QUALITY PROTEIN: spindlin-2 (The sequence of the model RefSeq protein was modified relative to this genomic sequence to represent the inferred CDS: substituted 1 base at 1 genomic stop codon): MKTPNAQEAEGXQTRATAGRATGSANMTKKKVSQKKQRGRPSSQPRRNIVGCRISHGWKEGDEPITQWKGTVLDQVPINPSLYLVKYDGIDCVYGLELHRDERVLSLKTLSDRVASSHISDANLANTIIGKAVEHMFEGEHGSKDEWRGMVLAQAPIMKAWFYITYEKDPVLYMYQLLDDYKEGDLRIMPESSESPPTEREPGGVVDGLIGKHVEYTKEDGSKRIGMVIHQVEAKPSVYFIKFDDDFHIYVYDLVKKS